The Rickettsiales bacterium genome includes a region encoding these proteins:
- a CDS encoding DNA polymerase III subunit delta' codes for MSFNSITPRGNSSMFGHDDVANLLLSDVASSKLSHAMIFSGDKGIGKATMAYRFTRALLSGNMDMELAENDPVFHRINANSHSDLLVIEPVYDEKKGALAKEITIEQSRLIASNLSLTPAEGAWRVVIIDSVDNLNNNSANSILKILEEPPERTVIILISHNIGRLLPTIRSRCRVIPFKPLSYDDFVRVINLHDVDIDSSELSVLSAISKNSPSLALELKENGVVDIYDTVASLIYSENKADILKFCDNIWTGSKAHANWRLFNHIVLCLLERVVKKSSGYSVQAVSDAEEGALAKLSSLYSADIWAKKWQEASEQFAIADNLHLDLRQVAFLFFESLPSRKSFSLRENAA; via the coding sequence ATGAGCTTTAATTCTATAACCCCACGTGGCAATAGCAGCATGTTTGGGCATGATGATGTGGCGAACTTGTTATTGTCAGATGTAGCATCTAGTAAGCTTTCTCATGCTATGATATTTTCTGGCGATAAAGGTATCGGTAAAGCGACGATGGCGTATCGTTTTACTAGGGCGTTACTTTCGGGAAACATGGATATGGAGCTGGCGGAGAATGATCCGGTGTTTCATCGTATAAACGCTAATTCTCACTCTGATTTGTTAGTAATAGAGCCGGTTTATGATGAAAAAAAAGGAGCTTTGGCGAAGGAAATAACTATAGAACAATCACGACTAATCGCCAGCAATCTGTCACTTACTCCAGCGGAAGGTGCGTGGCGGGTGGTTATTATTGACAGTGTTGATAATCTTAATAATAACTCAGCTAATTCTATACTTAAAATATTAGAAGAGCCGCCAGAGCGTACTGTTATTATATTAATATCACATAATATAGGTAGGCTGTTACCGACCATTCGTTCACGTTGTCGGGTGATTCCTTTCAAACCACTTTCGTACGATGACTTTGTGAGGGTAATAAATTTGCATGATGTTGATATAGATAGTAGTGAGTTATCCGTTCTTTCTGCTATATCCAAAAATAGTCCGTCACTGGCTTTAGAGCTCAAGGAAAATGGTGTTGTGGATATTTATGATACAGTGGCATCTTTAATATATTCTGAGAATAAGGCTGATATATTAAAATTTTGTGATAATATCTGGACTGGTAGCAAGGCTCATGCTAATTGGCGGCTATTTAACCATATTGTTCTTTGCTTATTGGAAAGAGTTGTTAAGAAGTCATCAGGGTATAGTGTTCAAGCAGTAAGTGATGCAGAGGAAGGGGCTTTGGCGAAGCTGTCATCACTTTATAGTGCTGATATATGGGCAAAAAAATGGCAGGAAGCGAGCGAGCAATTCGCTATAGCTGATAACTTGCATTTGGACTTACGTCAGGTAGCGTTTTTATTTTTTGAGTCACTACCCAGCCGTAAAAGTTTTTCTTTAAGAGAAAATGCCGCTTAG
- the aroA gene encoding 3-phosphoshikimate 1-carboxyvinyltransferase, translating into MIGNKKQNIPRTPKTKDLGAIVTDKNRKKPLISKQIKSFCGECVVAGDKSISHRALMLSSQILGVTRIHGLLEGEDVLRTSAAMSMLGVPIKRESSGIYSVTGVGVSGLSESPDIIDMSNSGTGIRLLMGLVSSYEFTTFFTGDESLRSRPMKRVITPLTQIGASFYSHSGDRLPLALKGAKNPMPIKYESPVASAQVKSAVLLAGLNIAGNMTVIEKQATRDHTENMLRYFGFNVDTQKLDNDSLSITLENSAITKKNKKKISNYEIYVPADPSSAAFLVVAAIICKDSNILVRNVCVNPLRTGLFITLKEMGAKISFENERIIAGEKVADIRVKSSKLHPVDIPPERAPSMIDEYPILAVACSFASGESIMRGLSELRVKESDRLNAIIESLTACGVKAWADGDDLHIVADDSIPNGGVVIKTHFDHRIAMSFLVMGMASKNPITIDDATAIATSFPNFVELCNSLGAAITASGSRPSSVLPIVVAIDGPAASGKGTLARRLAENFNLDYLDTGSLYRAVGMRLVYAKKNPADLEEAIKAAGEITIDDLVNPRLRQEKVGQAASIVSAFSEVRDILLKFQRDFVNSSRNNGKGVILDGRDIGTVVYPMADFKFFVTATMFARAKRRHKELEGQGIEVVFDSVLEDLRQRDERDEQREVAPLRPADDSYIIDSSKLDASEVFQIAKDVVMGEK; encoded by the coding sequence ATGATCGGAAATAAAAAACAGAATATACCACGCACCCCTAAAACTAAGGATTTGGGCGCTATTGTGACTGATAAGAATAGAAAAAAACCTTTAATTTCAAAGCAGATAAAGTCATTTTGTGGCGAATGTGTTGTTGCTGGTGATAAATCAATTTCACACCGTGCTTTGATGCTTTCCTCACAGATTCTTGGCGTTACAAGAATTCATGGATTGCTTGAAGGTGAAGATGTTTTGCGTACTTCCGCCGCTATGTCTATGCTTGGTGTTCCGATTAAACGTGAATCTAGCGGTATTTACAGCGTTACTGGTGTTGGTGTTTCTGGTCTTTCTGAAAGCCCTGATATAATTGATATGAGTAATTCTGGAACTGGTATTCGCCTACTTATGGGCTTGGTCTCCTCTTATGAATTTACCACGTTCTTTACTGGTGATGAGAGCCTTAGAAGTCGTCCTATGAAACGGGTGATAACCCCCCTAACCCAGATTGGCGCTAGTTTTTACTCGCATAGTGGTGACAGGTTACCACTTGCCCTTAAAGGAGCTAAAAACCCTATGCCAATCAAGTATGAATCACCGGTCGCCTCCGCTCAGGTAAAATCAGCGGTGTTGCTCGCCGGACTTAATATCGCTGGTAATATGACAGTAATAGAAAAGCAAGCTACCCGTGATCACACGGAAAATATGTTGAGATATTTTGGTTTTAATGTTGATACACAAAAACTTGATAATGATTCTTTATCAATTACTTTAGAAAATAGTGCTATCACAAAGAAAAATAAGAAAAAAATATCAAATTATGAGATATACGTTCCCGCTGACCCCTCTTCTGCCGCTTTCTTAGTGGTTGCCGCTATTATTTGTAAAGATTCCAATATATTAGTGCGTAATGTTTGTGTAAATCCGTTGCGTACAGGTTTGTTTATTACTTTGAAAGAAATGGGCGCAAAAATCAGCTTTGAGAATGAACGGATTATCGCCGGTGAAAAGGTCGCTGATATTAGGGTAAAATCCAGTAAATTACACCCTGTTGACATCCCCCCCGAGCGCGCTCCATCTATGATAGACGAATATCCAATACTTGCTGTCGCTTGCTCTTTCGCAAGTGGTGAAAGTATTATGAGGGGGCTTTCGGAATTGCGGGTAAAAGAGAGTGATCGTTTGAACGCTATTATTGAGTCACTCACCGCTTGTGGAGTTAAAGCGTGGGCTGATGGTGATGACCTGCATATAGTCGCTGATGACTCTATTCCAAATGGAGGCGTGGTAATAAAAACTCATTTTGATCATCGTATAGCTATGTCATTTTTGGTTATGGGAATGGCAAGCAAAAACCCAATAACCATAGATGACGCTACCGCTATAGCAACCAGCTTCCCGAATTTTGTTGAGCTTTGCAATAGCCTTGGTGCCGCTATAACAGCCTCTGGTAGTCGTCCCTCTTCAGTTTTGCCAATAGTTGTTGCTATTGATGGTCCTGCCGCTTCTGGAAAAGGTACTCTTGCCAGAAGGTTAGCCGAGAATTTTAATCTTGATTATCTGGATACTGGAAGTCTGTATCGAGCGGTTGGTATGAGGCTAGTTTACGCCAAGAAAAACCCAGCGGATTTAGAGGAAGCAATAAAGGCAGCTGGTGAAATAACCATAGATGATTTGGTAAATCCTCGTTTGCGTCAAGAGAAGGTTGGGCAGGCTGCTTCTATTGTGTCCGCTTTCTCAGAGGTGCGTGATATTTTGCTTAAATTTCAACGTGATTTTGTGAATAGTTCACGTAATAATGGTAAAGGGGTGATACTTGACGGACGGGATATTGGAACTGTGGTTTATCCAATGGCGGATTTTAAGTTCTTCGTCACCGCTACTATGTTCGCTCGGGCTAAACGTCGTCATAAAGAGCTTGAGGGACAAGGAATAGAAGTTGTTTTTGATTCTGTGCTTGAGGATTTGCGTCAGCGTGATGAGCGTGATGAGCAAAGAGAGGTGGCTCCTTTGCGTCCTGCTGATGATTCATACATTATAGATAGCTCTAAGCTAGACGCTAGTGAGGTTTTCCAGATAGCGAAAGATGTGGTGATGGGAGAAAAATAG
- the metG gene encoding methionine--tRNA ligase, translating into MTDNFYITTPIYYVNDKPHIGHAYTSIACDVLARFNRLSGKNVKFLTGTDEHGQKVEKSAQNRGLKTQDFVDEVSQTFRELAKLIKISNDDFIRTTEPRHKQAAQGLWSQMRENGHIYLGSYSGWYSVRDEAYYQEAELVDGKAPTGAEVEWIEEPSYFFDLSKWQDKLLEYYNKNPEFIAPESRRNEIISFVKGGLKDLSISRTSFSWGVPVPAVGEGDDRHIMYVWIDALTNYISALGYPNEQAADYQDFWKNSYSMHMVGKDILRFHAVYWPAFLMAANLPLPKRIFAHGWWTIEGEKMSKSLGNVVAPAELIEEFGLDQTRWFLMREVTFGSDGNFSRERMISVINSELANNIGNLTQRTLSMVAKNCGGKVPSKDGVEADELDLSFLDKVHVTKDNTPMDVYNRYMSCRFNDIMADIVAIASEANNYIDSKAPWKQKKIDERLMNATLYHLLEAIRCIAIMIQPFIPDSSSKILDLLAVSENERGFEYLKPEYAIKSGVTLPPPEPVFPRFVENRGE; encoded by the coding sequence ATGACCGATAATTTCTATATCACCACGCCGATTTACTACGTTAATGACAAGCCACATATTGGGCATGCCTATACTTCTATCGCTTGTGACGTGCTAGCGCGTTTTAACCGTCTTTCTGGTAAGAATGTTAAATTTTTGACTGGTACCGATGAGCATGGGCAGAAAGTTGAGAAATCAGCGCAGAATAGGGGACTTAAAACACAGGATTTTGTGGATGAGGTATCACAGACATTTCGTGAGTTAGCAAAGTTAATAAAGATAAGTAATGACGACTTTATTAGAACAACCGAGCCTCGTCACAAGCAAGCGGCGCAAGGCTTATGGAGCCAGATGCGTGAGAATGGTCACATTTATCTTGGCTCATATTCTGGCTGGTACTCAGTGCGTGATGAGGCTTATTATCAGGAAGCAGAATTGGTGGATGGTAAAGCTCCAACAGGGGCGGAAGTGGAATGGATAGAAGAGCCAAGCTATTTTTTTGATTTATCAAAGTGGCAGGACAAGCTACTGGAATATTATAATAAAAATCCTGAATTTATCGCTCCTGAATCACGACGCAATGAGATTATCAGCTTTGTAAAAGGTGGTCTTAAGGATTTATCAATATCGCGTACTAGTTTTTCATGGGGAGTGCCGGTTCCTGCCGTAGGTGAGGGTGATGATAGACATATCATGTATGTATGGATAGACGCGCTTACCAACTATATATCAGCACTTGGTTATCCGAATGAGCAGGCGGCTGATTATCAGGATTTTTGGAAAAATTCCTATTCAATGCATATGGTTGGTAAGGATATTTTGCGTTTTCATGCCGTGTATTGGCCGGCGTTCCTGATGGCGGCGAATTTGCCACTACCAAAACGAATATTCGCTCATGGTTGGTGGACGATTGAAGGCGAAAAAATGAGTAAATCACTGGGTAATGTTGTTGCTCCCGCGGAGTTAATAGAAGAATTTGGACTGGATCAGACACGCTGGTTTTTGATGCGGGAGGTAACGTTTGGCAGTGACGGTAATTTTTCGCGTGAGCGGATGATTTCGGTGATAAATAGTGAGCTTGCTAATAATATTGGGAATCTTACACAGCGCACGCTTAGCATGGTCGCTAAGAATTGTGGTGGCAAAGTGCCATCAAAAGACGGGGTGGAAGCCGATGAGCTGGATTTATCATTTCTGGATAAAGTTCATGTCACGAAAGATAATACACCGATGGATGTTTATAACAGATATATGAGCTGTCGGTTTAATGATATTATGGCGGATATTGTGGCGATAGCCAGTGAGGCGAACAACTATATAGATAGCAAAGCTCCTTGGAAGCAGAAGAAAATTGATGAGAGGTTAATGAACGCCACCTTATATCATTTGCTGGAAGCTATACGCTGTATTGCTATTATGATTCAACCATTTATTCCTGATTCTTCAAGTAAAATTCTAGATTTATTGGCAGTGTCGGAAAATGAACGTGGTTTTGAGTATCTGAAGCCAGAATACGCTATTAAATCAGGTGTGACTCTTCCGCCCCCTGAGCCAGTGTTTCCGCGCTTTGTAGAGAATAGAGGGGAATAG
- a CDS encoding type II toxin-antitoxin system RelB/DinJ family antitoxin: MVNQVIQTRISSELKQEAEALFNSMGLGMSEAIRMFLQQSINEGAIPFQPRARQPNMDTINAMRELDAKKGEKLDRVEDVFAQWRDL; the protein is encoded by the coding sequence ATGGTAAATCAGGTTATACAAACACGAATTTCCAGCGAATTAAAGCAAGAGGCAGAGGCTTTGTTTAACAGCATGGGGCTCGGAATGTCGGAAGCTATTCGTATGTTTTTGCAGCAAAGTATAAATGAAGGCGCTATACCGTTTCAGCCACGCGCTAGACAACCAAATATGGACACGATAAATGCGATGAGGGAATTAGATGCAAAAAAGGGGGAGAAGTTAGATAGAGTGGAAGATGTCTTTGCTCAATGGCGTGATTTGTAA
- a CDS encoding TatD family hydrolase, translating to MLIDSHCHLNFPEFKDDIGAVIARARDAGVGVMQTICTKMSEFEDVYAIAEKYENIFCSVGVHPHESGKQEIASIQDIIEKTSCKKVIGIGETGLDYYYEYSDRQAQKTSFINHIEAARASGLPLIVHTRDAEEDTINILKNEISKGYFKFLIHCFTSTKQLADISVELGGYISISGIITFKNAQAIRDAIIDVPLDRLLIETDSPFLAPVPHRGKRNEPSYVARVNKVLAEIRGISEEECAKITTENFFRLFDKAYFQ from the coding sequence ATGCTTATTGATAGTCATTGCCATTTGAATTTCCCTGAATTTAAGGATGATATAGGCGCGGTTATAGCTCGTGCGAGGGATGCTGGAGTTGGCGTTATGCAAACAATATGCACCAAAATGTCAGAGTTTGAGGATGTTTATGCCATAGCGGAAAAATATGAGAATATATTTTGTTCGGTTGGTGTGCATCCGCATGAGTCTGGAAAGCAAGAAATTGCTTCTATTCAGGATATTATAGAGAAAACTTCATGTAAGAAAGTGATCGGGATTGGAGAAACAGGGCTTGATTATTACTATGAATATAGCGATCGGCAGGCACAAAAAACTAGTTTTATCAATCATATAGAAGCGGCAAGAGCAAGTGGTTTGCCGCTTATTGTTCATACCAGAGACGCGGAAGAAGATACGATAAATATATTAAAAAATGAAATATCAAAAGGTTATTTTAAGTTTTTAATCCATTGTTTTACGTCTACTAAGCAGTTGGCTGATATTTCTGTAGAACTTGGTGGCTATATATCAATTTCTGGAATTATAACTTTTAAGAATGCGCAGGCGATACGTGACGCTATTATTGATGTTCCCTTAGATCGGCTGCTTATAGAGACGGATTCACCTTTCCTTGCTCCCGTTCCGCATCGGGGAAAGCGTAATGAGCCATCTTACGTGGCGCGAGTGAATAAGGTTCTAGCGGAAATTAGGGGAATTTCAGAGGAAGAATGCGCCAAAATTACGACGGAGAATTTTTTCCGCTTATTTGATAAAGCGTATTTTCAATAA
- the tmk gene encoding dTMP kinase has protein sequence MSSGKFISFEGGEGSGKSTQLGLLAGKLNKTKLPFIMTREPGGSKGAEEIRSLLVSGDDRNWEPLAETLLFQAARCDHIDKVIKPNLLEGKTVICDRFVDSTLVYQGIGKSLGKNYIKSLHNMLFGNFMPDLTIILDINPKEGLRRAKGRGDGEDRFERLAIEFHNKIRDGFLEIAVREPQRCVVLDATKKIDELHNIVISIIKERCGIML, from the coding sequence ATGTCATCAGGTAAATTTATAAGTTTTGAAGGTGGCGAGGGCAGTGGTAAATCCACGCAGTTGGGGCTGCTCGCTGGTAAACTTAATAAGACGAAACTTCCATTTATTATGACACGTGAACCGGGTGGTTCTAAGGGGGCTGAGGAAATACGTTCATTATTGGTTAGTGGTGATGATAGGAATTGGGAGCCGCTTGCTGAGACATTGCTATTTCAGGCGGCACGTTGTGATCATATAGATAAGGTTATAAAGCCGAACTTGCTAGAAGGTAAGACTGTTATATGTGATAGATTCGTTGACTCCACTTTGGTTTATCAAGGTATAGGTAAATCTCTTGGCAAGAATTATATAAAGTCTCTGCATAATATGTTATTTGGCAATTTTATGCCGGATCTTACGATTATTCTTGATATTAACCCGAAAGAAGGTTTAAGGAGAGCGAAAGGGCGTGGTGATGGTGAAGATCGTTTTGAAAGGCTTGCTATAGAGTTCCATAATAAAATAAGAGATGGATTTTTGGAAATAGCGGTAAGAGAACCGCAGCGTTGTGTTGTTCTTGACGCTACTAAGAAAATTGATGAGCTGCATAATATAGTAATCTCAATTATCAAGGAGCGTTGTGGTATAATGTTATGA
- the tnpA gene encoding IS200/IS605 family transposase codes for MSYRKQNNCIYLCHYHLVFATKYRRKIINEGVSEFLRNRLYEITEHYPEIDIMEYNDDKDHIHILVSIPPKMSVGDVVRIIKTNTARKIKVKFPFLKKVYWGTDSIWSGSYFVSTVGINEKIIQRYIEKQGQEDCGQAKLELE; via the coding sequence ATGAGTTACAGGAAACAAAATAACTGCATCTATCTATGTCACTATCACCTTGTTTTTGCGACTAAATACCGTCGTAAGATTATCAACGAAGGTGTTAGCGAATTTTTGAGGAATAGACTCTATGAAATAACGGAACATTATCCAGAAATAGATATTATGGAATATAATGATGATAAAGATCATATACATATTCTTGTGTCTATTCCTCCAAAGATGAGCGTAGGAGATGTTGTACGAATAATTAAGACGAATACAGCACGCAAAATCAAGGTAAAGTTTCCGTTTCTCAAAAAGGTGTATTGGGGTACAGATAGTATATGGTCGGGCAGTTATTTTGTTTCTACGGTGGGGATAAATGAAAAGATTATACAGCGTTATATAGAAAAACAAGGGCAGGAAGATTGTGGCCAAGCGAAGCTTGAACTAGAGTGA
- a CDS encoding lytic murein transglycosylase yields MKNISLLYFISLTFIMIIGSSFSGSAASESSNKYPFIKNTQPLSAWISELDEELRGNGISGNLVKDSFDGFTPIERVIELDRKQPEGTMTLDEYLKKVISKKRIEDGRAEFSRNKKSLNKVAKKYGIPPEVIVALWGIETNYGSNIGNFNTIHALATLAYDGRRSEFFRKELINAFKIMEAEKMNSDGFIGSWAGAFGQCQFMPSSYLRYAVDFDGDGRRDIWDTPEDIFASIANYLAKEGWDSKYSGVGKEGSHNFNVVLRWNRSRYFATAVSNLSKAIKASN; encoded by the coding sequence ATGAAAAATATTTCTTTGTTATACTTTATTTCGCTAACTTTTATAATGATCATTGGCAGTAGCTTTAGTGGTTCCGCAGCTAGTGAATCTAGTAACAAATATCCATTTATAAAAAACACACAACCTCTTTCTGCATGGATTTCTGAACTTGATGAGGAGTTAAGAGGTAATGGTATATCAGGTAATTTAGTGAAAGATTCTTTTGATGGATTTACGCCGATTGAGCGGGTTATAGAGCTTGACAGAAAACAGCCAGAAGGAACTATGACGCTGGATGAATACTTAAAAAAAGTGATAAGCAAAAAGCGTATAGAAGATGGTCGTGCTGAGTTTTCCAGAAATAAGAAATCTCTGAATAAAGTAGCAAAGAAATATGGTATTCCGCCGGAAGTAATTGTCGCTCTTTGGGGAATTGAGACGAATTATGGGAGTAATATAGGGAATTTTAATACTATTCACGCTCTTGCTACCCTTGCCTATGATGGAAGGCGCAGTGAGTTTTTTAGAAAAGAGCTTATAAACGCTTTTAAGATAATGGAAGCTGAGAAAATGAATTCTGATGGGTTTATTGGGTCATGGGCTGGGGCGTTTGGGCAATGTCAGTTTATGCCGAGTAGTTATCTGCGCTATGCGGTTGATTTTGATGGTGATGGCAGGAGGGATATATGGGATACTCCTGAAGATATATTTGCCTCTATAGCTAATTATTTAGCAAAGGAAGGTTGGGATTCTAAATATAGTGGTGTTGGCAAGGAAGGTAGTCATAATTTTAATGTGGTATTGAGGTGGAATCGTTCGCGTTATTTCGCTACAGCGGTTTCTAATTTGTCAAAAGCGATAAAGGCGAGTAATTAG
- a CDS encoding septal ring lytic transglycosylase RlpA family protein, producing the protein MLSVLRLEKVRVKFVMRLLVILGALSLFTACGQMERQNPNISQNFTNIKIGNPYSVNGKTYYPSHNPTYDKIGIASWYGPGFHGKMTANGEVFDENDITAAHPTLPMPSIVRVTNLSNDKSLVVRINDRGPFHDNRIIDLSKRSAEMLNIKGLETVRVQYLDDETKQYIADVMGGSPKVDMVTFNEDYNTKMREENKILLAKMESASDYSVNEGYFDNNEISNHASLQSVSSKEIDRLDGPVNNGLSAREKKSDVEYIVMAGSYSVEGNATKLVDSLTRHKDSSDMVVLSKVEVDGKNWWRVNVGPFYDKGRANRVLKIVRDEGVGSATIKVR; encoded by the coding sequence ATGTTATCTGTATTACGGTTAGAGAAAGTGAGGGTTAAGTTTGTTATGCGGTTGTTGGTGATTTTAGGAGCATTGTCTTTATTTACGGCTTGTGGTCAGATGGAAAGACAAAATCCAAATATAAGTCAAAATTTTACTAATATAAAGATCGGTAATCCTTACTCAGTAAATGGAAAAACATATTACCCTAGTCATAACCCAACTTACGACAAAATTGGTATTGCCTCGTGGTATGGGCCTGGATTTCATGGTAAAATGACCGCTAATGGTGAGGTCTTTGATGAGAATGATATTACAGCGGCGCATCCGACATTACCTATGCCGTCAATCGTTCGTGTTACTAATCTTAGTAATGATAAGAGTTTGGTGGTAAGAATAAATGATAGGGGGCCTTTTCATGATAACAGGATAATAGATCTCTCAAAAAGATCTGCTGAGATGTTGAATATAAAAGGACTTGAGACAGTTAGGGTACAGTATCTAGATGATGAGACCAAGCAATACATAGCGGATGTTATGGGAGGCTCGCCAAAAGTTGATATGGTTACTTTTAATGAGGATTATAATACTAAAATGAGAGAAGAAAATAAGATACTACTTGCTAAAATGGAGAGTGCTTCCGATTATTCAGTAAATGAGGGTTATTTTGATAATAATGAGATAAGTAATCATGCTTCTCTTCAGTCAGTGTCTAGTAAAGAGATTGATAGGTTAGATGGACCTGTTAATAATGGTCTATCAGCTAGAGAAAAAAAGTCGGATGTTGAATATATAGTAATGGCTGGCTCTTATTCTGTGGAAGGTAACGCCACTAAGTTGGTTGACTCACTTACTAGGCATAAGGATAGTAGTGACATGGTTGTGTTAAGTAAAGTTGAGGTTGATGGTAAGAATTGGTGGCGGGTTAATGTAGGTCCTTTTTACGATAAGGGTAGAGCGAATAGGGTGCTTAAAATAGTTCGTGATGAAGGTGTTGGCAGTGCCACTATAAAAGTTCGTTGA
- the infC gene encoding translation initiation factor IF-3, which translates to MSRADEPRINRDIIASSIRLIDASGNMVGVVSVQEGIKLAERSGLDLVEISPNASPPVCKVLDYGKYRYEAQKRAHEARKKQKTIVVKEIKLRPMIDKHDLEIKMRNAISFLNDGDKVKITLRFRGREASHSELGMKVINQVQEMLAEHSKVEQSPRIEGRQISMMVIPNK; encoded by the coding sequence ATGAGTCGTGCTGATGAACCGCGTATTAATCGTGACATTATCGCTTCCTCAATTAGATTGATTGACGCGAGTGGAAATATGGTAGGTGTAGTTTCTGTACAAGAAGGTATTAAGCTCGCTGAGAGATCTGGGCTTGATTTGGTGGAGATTTCTCCCAATGCCTCTCCCCCAGTATGTAAGGTTCTTGATTACGGAAAATATCGTTATGAAGCGCAGAAGAGAGCGCATGAAGCCCGTAAAAAACAAAAAACCATTGTAGTAAAAGAGATAAAATTGCGTCCAATGATTGATAAACATGATTTGGAAATAAAAATGCGTAATGCTATCTCATTCTTAAATGATGGTGATAAGGTTAAGATTACGCTGCGTTTTCGTGGTCGGGAGGCGAGCCATTCGGAGCTTGGTATGAAAGTTATAAATCAGGTGCAAGAAATGTTAGCGGAACACTCTAAGGTGGAGCAATCCCCACGTATTGAAGGTCGGCAAATTTCCATGATGGTTATCCCTAATAAATAG
- a CDS encoding type II toxin-antitoxin system YafQ family toxin translates to MLTIRQSTLFKKDLKRLKKSGVDLSKLELIVIKLVKEEKLDKKYRDHILVGNWKGFRECHIAPDWLLIYRVEDGELQLARTGSHSKLF, encoded by the coding sequence ATGTTAACTATCAGGCAGTCTACTTTATTTAAGAAAGACCTAAAAAGATTAAAAAAATCAGGGGTTGATTTATCAAAATTGGAACTAATTGTAATTAAACTGGTAAAAGAGGAAAAGCTTGATAAAAAGTACAGAGACCATATCTTGGTTGGTAATTGGAAAGGTTTTCGTGAATGCCATATAGCTCCTGATTGGTTGCTTATATATCGGGTAGAAGATGGTGAACTACAGCTTGCGCGGACGGGAAGTCACTCCAAGCTGTTTTAG
- a CDS encoding MBL fold metallo-hydrolase, whose product MKITVLGCGHSFGVPVIGCDCPVCNSDNPKNTRLRASIFIEINGVNIVVDTSPDFRQQMLSNNIKKIDAVLYTHDHADHTHGVDDLRQFNALQGEAIPIYADAYTIDSLKSKIPYAFLPKPTTSDVLFRPTLTPHTLPDLPVHEFEVKGVKITVFQQKHGKFTSFGYRIGNFAYSTDVNVLPESAFEALAGVDYWLVDCLRYTPSYSHSNLENTLKWIERVKPKHAILTHLAHEFDYDILSSEVPSGIVVAYDGMVINV is encoded by the coding sequence ATGAAGATAACCGTACTTGGTTGTGGGCATTCGTTTGGGGTTCCGGTTATCGGTTGTGATTGTCCTGTATGCAATTCTGACAATCCTAAAAATACTCGTCTTCGGGCTTCTATATTTATTGAAATCAATGGGGTAAATATCGTTGTTGACACATCACCTGATTTTCGTCAGCAAATGTTATCGAATAACATAAAAAAAATTGACGCTGTTTTGTATACGCACGACCACGCCGATCATACGCATGGTGTTGATGATTTGCGACAATTCAATGCTTTACAAGGCGAAGCTATACCAATTTACGCTGACGCGTATACGATAGATTCTCTGAAGTCAAAGATACCATACGCTTTTTTGCCAAAACCTACTACCTCTGATGTATTGTTTCGTCCGACTTTAACTCCTCATACACTACCAGATTTGCCGGTTCACGAATTTGAGGTTAAAGGGGTAAAGATAACTGTTTTTCAGCAAAAACATGGGAAATTCACCTCTTTTGGTTATCGGATAGGCAATTTCGCCTATTCTACGGATGTAAATGTGTTGCCGGAGAGTGCCTTTGAAGCCCTAGCAGGGGTGGATTATTGGCTAGTTGACTGTTTGCGTTATACACCTTCTTATAGCCATTCTAATTTAGAAAATACATTGAAATGGATTGAGAGAGTAAAGCCAAAACATGCGATTTTAACCCATTTGGCGCATGAATTTGATTATGATATTTTGTCATCGGAAGTTCCTTCTGGTATCGTTGTTGCCTATGACGGTATGGTGATTAATGTATAG